A DNA window from Porphyromonas gingivalis ATCC 33277 contains the following coding sequences:
- a CDS encoding BamA/TamA family outer membrane protein, with protein sequence MKVLRQVFLPILFVLLTGACSTTKNLPEGEQLYIGMGKTQILRQDKSHAGQQALTEVESTLKVTPNGAIFGSASASLPKIPFGLWLYNSFVGDSTVISKWIFDKFAAKPVFTSQVKSDSRAKVATNILREHGYFDAKVKSSVTTLKKDSLKAKVSYTVDMASPYHYDSIIPLPISTFPDSILAYRQTPSLIRKGDQFNLAKLHEERQTISALLRDNGYYYFRPQDIIYEADTLLVRGAVCLRAKLSEDTPPQAMRPWRIGKRTAVLLGMNGESPTDSLEVEDMKVLYYRKMPVRPKILAKRFRFFPGNLYRQKDDETTRKSLARLGAFSVIDLNFLQRDSISGLLDVRLLTTLDKPWDASLETLFTSKSNDFIGPGLNFALARRNVFGGGENLSWNIGGSYEWETGNRPENNSNRLIDINSYNMNTAVNLSFPSIVFPGLLDKYYYYPTTTTFQASATALNRAHYFSMYSFGFSTTYEFQPSKEHRHAIFPLKLNYNLLGHQTETFQAITANNPPLLLSLQSQFLAQMGYIYTFNKSVSEKSPHHLWMQFGLSEAGNLLNLIYLAAGKKYSDTKNFVGVPFSQFIKATGELRYSYTIDRNQSLATRFGTGVIYSYGNMRVAPYSEQFYVGGANSIRAFTVRSIGPGRFNPDSDNQYSYLDQVGEFKLEANVEYRGKLFGDLHAAVFLDAGNVWLLREDPSRPGGALSEVGSVSNFLNSIALGTGVGLRYDLAFLVVRVDVGFGLHLPYNTGKKGYYNIPRFKDAIGFHLAVGYPF encoded by the coding sequence ATGAAAGTATTACGGCAAGTATTCCTCCCCATCCTTTTTGTCCTACTGACAGGTGCCTGCTCCACCACGAAGAACCTGCCGGAAGGCGAACAGCTGTATATCGGAATGGGCAAGACACAGATACTCCGGCAGGACAAGAGCCACGCTGGCCAACAGGCTCTGACCGAAGTGGAGAGTACACTGAAAGTCACACCCAATGGAGCTATTTTCGGCAGTGCGAGTGCCTCCTTACCCAAGATACCATTCGGGCTATGGCTATACAACAGCTTCGTGGGGGATTCCACTGTCATTTCGAAATGGATATTCGACAAGTTTGCCGCCAAGCCGGTTTTCACCAGTCAGGTCAAATCCGATAGTCGGGCTAAGGTGGCGACGAACATCCTCCGCGAACACGGGTACTTCGACGCTAAAGTAAAAAGCAGTGTGACCACTCTGAAAAAGGACTCGCTCAAGGCCAAAGTCTCCTATACGGTGGATATGGCCTCTCCTTATCATTACGACAGCATCATTCCCTTACCGATCAGCACTTTCCCCGACAGCATTCTGGCTTACAGGCAGACTCCGTCTTTGATCAGGAAAGGAGACCAGTTCAATTTGGCAAAGCTGCACGAAGAGCGTCAGACCATCAGTGCCCTGCTGAGAGACAATGGTTACTACTACTTCCGCCCACAGGATATTATCTACGAAGCCGATACCCTCCTCGTAAGAGGTGCCGTATGCCTGCGAGCCAAGCTCTCGGAAGATACTCCACCCCAAGCCATGCGCCCGTGGAGGATAGGGAAACGGACTGCAGTCCTGCTCGGAATGAACGGAGAAAGCCCGACAGACTCGCTCGAAGTGGAGGATATGAAAGTCCTTTACTATCGTAAAATGCCGGTTCGCCCCAAGATTTTGGCCAAACGCTTTCGTTTCTTCCCCGGCAATCTGTATCGGCAGAAAGACGATGAGACGACACGCAAATCCTTGGCTCGTTTGGGAGCCTTCTCCGTTATCGATCTCAATTTTTTGCAACGCGATTCCATTTCCGGCCTTTTGGATGTGCGACTGCTAACCACCCTCGACAAACCTTGGGATGCATCATTAGAGACCTTGTTCACGAGCAAGAGCAATGACTTCATCGGTCCCGGACTGAATTTTGCTCTTGCTCGGCGCAATGTATTCGGCGGAGGAGAAAATCTTTCTTGGAATATCGGTGGATCGTATGAGTGGGAGACCGGCAATCGTCCCGAAAATAACAGCAATCGGCTGATCGATATAAATTCGTACAACATGAATACGGCCGTGAACCTCTCGTTTCCCTCGATTGTATTTCCCGGTCTGCTGGACAAATACTATTACTACCCCACGACTACGACTTTTCAGGCTTCTGCCACCGCGCTGAACAGGGCACACTACTTTAGCATGTACTCTTTCGGCTTTTCGACCACCTACGAATTTCAGCCCTCCAAGGAACACCGGCATGCTATTTTCCCGCTCAAGCTCAACTACAACCTCCTGGGGCATCAGACAGAAACTTTCCAGGCCATTACGGCGAACAATCCGCCCCTGCTGCTCAGCCTTCAGAGTCAGTTCCTTGCTCAAATGGGGTATATCTATACGTTCAACAAATCCGTTTCAGAGAAAAGTCCTCATCATCTTTGGATGCAATTCGGACTATCCGAGGCAGGCAATCTCCTGAATCTGATCTATCTGGCAGCCGGCAAGAAGTACAGCGACACCAAGAATTTCGTCGGCGTTCCCTTCTCTCAGTTCATCAAAGCCACGGGAGAACTGCGCTATTCCTATACCATAGACCGCAATCAGTCACTGGCAACCCGTTTCGGAACAGGCGTGATATATAGCTATGGCAATATGCGAGTGGCACCCTATAGCGAGCAGTTCTATGTAGGCGGTGCCAATAGTATCAGAGCTTTCACCGTCCGTAGCATCGGCCCCGGACGGTTCAATCCGGATTCCGACAATCAGTATTCCTATTTGGATCAGGTGGGCGAATTCAAACTCGAAGCCAACGTGGAATATAGAGGCAAGCTTTTCGGGGATCTCCACGCAGCCGTTTTCCTCGATGCGGGCAACGTTTGGCTCTTGAGGGAGGACCCTTCCCGTCCGGGCGGTGCTCTGTCCGAAGTGGGATCGGTGAGCAATTTCCTGAATAGCATCGCTCTCGGCACCGGTGTCGGCCTTCGCTACGATCTGGCATTTCTCGTGGTTCGTGTCGATGTCGGCTTCGGTCTCCACCTTCCTTACAATACGGGTAAGAAAGGTTACTACAATATCCCACGCTTTAAGGATGCCATCGGTTTCCATTTGGCTGTCGGCTATCCCTTCTAA
- a CDS encoding TapB family protein: MKYRSIILSFFLLMPVSNCFADMQGYCMPQSWVGKIGQKAKEKVEKRVEEKVDKAMDKTLDKAEEEATRGRKRATTAPAPKTARKTISLQELEQETDRKTHHIGNTGKSVGRATGKNGCEILFPVKQGTRREMTIYEANGKVSGTIRQQVQSVTNTAKGMKITTAQEMYDKKGKQIFSDVANMWCDGDRFYVDAQSLLNEQTLKMFKDIKYKVTGVDIAYPSRMSAGQSLPDAEVTITAEAADFPLPPITLRTIGRKVQGIESITTPAGTFECYKISYSIVMESMITVQMSAVEWMSKDVGCVKSESYDKKGKLVGSTLLTKLE; encoded by the coding sequence ATGAAATACAGAAGCATTATCCTCTCTTTCTTTTTGCTGATGCCGGTCTCAAATTGCTTTGCGGACATGCAGGGATATTGTATGCCCCAAAGTTGGGTCGGAAAAATAGGACAGAAAGCCAAAGAGAAAGTGGAAAAGCGAGTGGAAGAGAAAGTGGACAAAGCCATGGACAAGACTTTGGACAAGGCAGAAGAGGAGGCCACCCGAGGAAGAAAGAGAGCGACCACTGCTCCTGCTCCAAAGACCGCTCGAAAGACGATCTCCCTGCAAGAACTGGAACAAGAGACCGATCGGAAAACGCACCACATCGGCAATACGGGCAAGTCCGTTGGCAGGGCTACGGGCAAGAACGGATGTGAGATCCTGTTTCCGGTGAAGCAGGGTACTCGCCGCGAAATGACTATCTATGAAGCCAACGGCAAAGTAAGCGGCACGATCCGGCAGCAGGTACAGAGCGTAACGAATACGGCCAAAGGAATGAAAATAACCACAGCCCAAGAGATGTATGACAAGAAAGGAAAACAGATCTTTTCGGATGTGGCGAACATGTGGTGCGACGGCGACCGATTCTATGTCGATGCCCAATCGTTGCTCAACGAGCAAACGCTTAAGATGTTCAAAGACATCAAGTACAAAGTGACGGGCGTGGACATCGCCTATCCGTCCCGAATGTCGGCGGGTCAGTCCCTGCCCGATGCAGAAGTGACGATTACGGCCGAAGCGGCCGATTTCCCGTTGCCCCCGATTACTCTGCGAACCATCGGACGCAAGGTGCAGGGCATCGAGAGCATTACCACTCCGGCCGGGACTTTCGAATGCTACAAGATCAGCTATTCGATCGTCATGGAAAGTATGATTACGGTACAGATGAGTGCCGTGGAATGGATGTCCAAGGATGTCGGATGCGTCAAAAGTGAAAGCTACGACAAGAAGGGCAAGCTCGTAGGCAGTACCCTGCTCACGAAGCTGGAGTAG
- a CDS encoding ribose-phosphate pyrophosphokinase, whose amino-acid sequence MNNENNFSVFSGTNSRYLAEKICNSLGCPLGRMNIEHFADGEFAVSYEESIRGRDVFLVQSTFPSSDNLMELLLMIDAAKRASAHYITAVIPYFGWARQDRKDKPRVSIGAKLIADLLSKAGITRLITMDLHADQIQGFFDVPVDHLYGSTVFMEYIRKNMPLENLVVATPDVGGTKRANSYAKHLGVPMVICHKSRLKANEIAEMRIIGDVQDKDVLLVDDIVDTAGTITKAADLMKENGARSVCAIASHAVMSDPASMRVDQSSLKEMIFTDSIPYPHKCEKVKILSVADLFAEAIKRVCSHESITTLYYF is encoded by the coding sequence ATGAACAACGAAAACAACTTTTCTGTCTTCTCCGGGACAAATTCCCGTTATCTTGCGGAAAAGATCTGCAACAGTCTGGGTTGCCCTCTGGGGCGAATGAATATCGAGCACTTCGCCGATGGTGAATTTGCCGTATCCTATGAGGAGAGCATTCGCGGCCGGGATGTCTTCCTCGTACAGTCCACATTCCCATCTTCGGACAACCTGATGGAGCTGCTCCTGATGATCGATGCAGCCAAACGAGCTTCCGCACACTACATTACAGCTGTCATCCCCTACTTCGGATGGGCCAGACAGGACAGAAAGGACAAGCCCCGTGTATCTATCGGTGCCAAGCTGATCGCCGACCTGCTAAGCAAGGCAGGTATTACCCGTCTGATCACGATGGACCTACATGCGGATCAGATTCAGGGTTTCTTCGATGTGCCGGTGGATCATCTCTACGGCTCTACCGTTTTCATGGAATACATCCGCAAGAATATGCCCTTAGAGAACCTCGTAGTAGCTACGCCTGATGTCGGAGGTACGAAGCGTGCCAATAGCTATGCCAAACATCTCGGTGTGCCGATGGTAATCTGTCACAAAAGCAGGCTCAAAGCCAATGAGATCGCCGAGATGCGTATCATCGGGGATGTGCAGGACAAGGACGTACTGCTCGTAGACGATATTGTGGACACTGCCGGTACGATAACCAAGGCTGCTGACCTGATGAAAGAAAACGGAGCGCGCAGCGTATGTGCCATCGCCAGCCATGCCGTGATGAGCGATCCTGCTTCGATGCGAGTAGACCAGTCCTCTCTGAAAGAGATGATCTTCACGGATTCGATCCCCTATCCGCACAAGTGCGAGAAGGTGAAGATTCTCTCTGTGGCCGACTTGTTCGCAGAAGCGATCAAGCGTGTTTGCAGCCATGAGTCTATCACCACGCTCTATTATTTCTAA
- a CDS encoding DUF1661 domain-containing protein, protein MKNLRTTTKKISFRFLGKHRPQSADFWLEVGRRSDHRSEADA, encoded by the coding sequence GTGAAAAATTTACGCACCACGACGAAAAAAATCTCGTTCCGTTTTCTCGGAAAACACAGACCGCAATCGGCAGATTTTTGGCTCGAGGTTGGCCGGAGATCGGATCACCGAAGCGAGGCTGATGCATAG
- a CDS encoding translocation/assembly module TamB domain-containing protein, with the protein MGRIKQRWKRILFWVLISPLLLVLLVAGLLYLPPIQQWAVGIATQKASEATGMQIGIGRIRLGFPLHLSLQDITAVKVQGDTLADIGSLRVSVSVLPLLRRQMEVPELKLQDASIHYTDSLGLMDLRLKAKSIRAAHIAIDPEAKRVVLGRWQLSDTDIAYFSADTTATDTTQKEPFDWQFELDRLDLKNISAEVRMPLDSVLLKTFVGKAAIAKAKMDIADMLYQVGMAQLDRTVLSYDTDEGEASPTSFDYRHIALNDVSLQAKDICFHDGDMELQLVNGSLRERDRFELQRLSGRYRMDRFGFLLTDLSLATGHSHINGEVRLPWSIFEKDPTAMINLSMDASIGLEDVNYLAGDNFQLPSRRLVRYPRTPVDIVIQCTGTLDELEVEHMSLFWDGMADMDGHGVFTKLLDDRNRAGNFVLNMGFHQDASGLLAFYDKALYERFAIPAGMTVAAELKIRRGVYSGQVKLTERSGSVRIDGDYLMGTDKYRLDMQVDGLNFSAFMPKDSIGSMQAVLHAEGRGFDLFNKRTVSTIHTSVKHIRWKERDLDSITFDAALNEGVLFASFNSTNSFLNGSMQLDALLGKNKLDGSVMVRMDSADFNALGFADTTFAAAFVLEGHVKSDLAQTHRFEASVHDCYMQLERYKVIPERVDILADTDPDSIRLDLVSGDLKMALRVGEGIDAVTVVSQSLGKKIETFRNDSIQRLRLSSIFQELPHVTFTLQADRYNPLHDLMEVNGMKYNSIRGKLTVSPENGVEGYMDLQGLQRDTLRVDRLHLDIATLSQYGMFAPDSANSAELADSILNKYDRMIRLTLTMDKNRFRRQPAMYGKVVADATLQGLNLRLNLADGAKQDAYRIGIHGFWDESGYGLNFIESEPVVLAYNRFIASKDNRIFYRNEDKRLSASLELSSEDGQYLSVQTNDTIPDLEEIGLNIRNLRLQQYVRMSPLPNIAGRFFAYARLSRTGGENGITTITGDLSVNEFEFEGKSIGNIASSLFYEPRNDHSHYVTAEISYNGNAALNLDGIYHGGIRGNNLDMAAILNGFPLAIANPFIGAERASLSGFIEGKLAIAGKTDSPLIDGQLNMRDASVYSPMIGNTFYFSDKPLVFDRHKLVFDNYQIRAQEKAQDGLNLNGEVILTGARAMTANLKMLADEMTVLDSKRNQGDLLYGKLIASTDLSLRGPLQALAISGSLDIHGGTSCTYVYTGADLETESRMGDVVNFMDFSDTIMIRSQAEMEKERASFGGMNMLVRIHIDPVVQLGVDLSAGHQDYLELQGGGDMTFTMPAYGEMSLTGRYSMSGGGTMRYTLPVVGKQVFTIDPSSYVQWSGNAQEPYVNFKAVQRVRADVMESGSKTSRKVNFDVGIIVKETLKNMDLVFDVEAPEDFSIQTQLRSMGPEERSKQAIGLLATGSYLASQSSGFNFDNALSSYAQGMINSALGKVFDGSGLNIGMESHDGTDGGGTYTDFTYSFSKQFYDNRIRVVIGGSVASGSNVPTNKERTLVDNVSVEYRLDKSGAQHLKLFHKKNNENLLEGEITETGIGYVISRKLARLSDLFRFGKKKETKTIVPKAEALKPEEEPVSVQTDIIPTKR; encoded by the coding sequence ATGGGTCGTATCAAGCAACGTTGGAAGCGTATTCTCTTCTGGGTGCTCATCTCACCCTTGTTGCTCGTACTGCTCGTGGCAGGACTGCTTTATCTCCCTCCCATACAGCAATGGGCTGTAGGGATAGCTACACAGAAGGCTTCCGAAGCCACCGGTATGCAGATAGGCATCGGACGCATCCGTCTGGGCTTTCCGCTGCATCTCTCCTTGCAGGACATCACAGCCGTAAAGGTGCAGGGCGACACACTGGCAGATATAGGCTCCCTACGGGTCAGCGTCTCGGTACTACCGCTCCTCCGGCGGCAAATGGAAGTGCCGGAGCTTAAGCTGCAAGATGCGTCCATCCACTATACTGACAGCTTGGGGCTGATGGATCTGAGGCTGAAAGCCAAGTCGATCCGAGCAGCTCACATAGCTATTGATCCCGAAGCCAAACGAGTAGTGCTGGGGCGGTGGCAACTATCCGATACCGACATCGCATACTTCAGTGCAGATACGACGGCAACCGATACGACTCAGAAAGAGCCATTCGACTGGCAATTCGAGTTGGACAGGCTGGATCTGAAGAATATATCCGCTGAAGTCCGGATGCCACTTGACAGTGTACTCCTCAAGACATTCGTCGGAAAGGCGGCAATAGCGAAGGCCAAAATGGATATTGCGGACATGCTCTATCAGGTCGGCATGGCGCAGTTGGACCGGACTGTTTTGTCTTACGATACGGACGAAGGGGAAGCTTCGCCTACCTCTTTCGACTATCGCCACATTGCTCTGAACGATGTTTCCCTCCAAGCCAAAGATATTTGTTTCCACGACGGTGATATGGAGCTTCAGTTGGTCAACGGATCCCTACGGGAGCGTGATCGGTTCGAACTACAGCGGTTGTCCGGGAGGTATAGGATGGATCGTTTCGGTTTCCTTCTGACAGACCTTTCCCTTGCCACCGGCCACAGCCATATCAACGGAGAGGTCCGACTACCATGGAGTATCTTCGAAAAAGATCCGACAGCCATGATCAATCTCTCTATGGATGCTTCGATCGGATTGGAGGATGTAAACTATTTGGCCGGCGATAATTTCCAACTACCCTCACGCAGGTTAGTGCGTTATCCCCGGACTCCGGTGGATATAGTGATACAATGCACAGGCACACTCGATGAATTGGAAGTAGAGCATATGTCCTTGTTCTGGGACGGAATGGCCGATATGGATGGACATGGAGTGTTTACGAAGTTGCTTGACGATCGCAATCGCGCCGGCAACTTTGTGCTGAACATGGGTTTTCATCAGGATGCATCAGGCCTTTTGGCGTTTTACGACAAGGCTCTTTACGAACGCTTCGCTATTCCGGCGGGCATGACTGTCGCTGCCGAGCTGAAGATCAGACGAGGAGTGTACAGCGGTCAAGTAAAGCTGACAGAGCGTTCCGGCAGCGTCCGTATCGATGGCGACTATCTGATGGGTACGGATAAGTATCGGCTCGATATGCAGGTGGACGGTCTGAATTTCAGTGCCTTCATGCCGAAGGATAGTATCGGTTCCATGCAGGCAGTGCTTCATGCCGAAGGGCGTGGATTCGATCTTTTCAATAAACGTACTGTCTCCACCATACACACATCGGTCAAACACATCCGTTGGAAAGAACGAGATTTGGACAGTATCACTTTCGATGCGGCATTGAACGAAGGAGTGCTCTTCGCTTCATTCAATAGCACCAACTCCTTCCTGAACGGGAGTATGCAATTGGATGCCCTCCTTGGCAAAAACAAACTGGACGGCTCTGTGATGGTGCGGATGGATTCGGCGGATTTCAATGCATTGGGCTTTGCAGACACCACTTTTGCGGCAGCTTTTGTCCTTGAGGGTCATGTGAAAAGCGATTTGGCTCAGACACATCGGTTCGAAGCCTCGGTACACGATTGTTACATGCAGCTCGAACGCTATAAAGTAATACCGGAGCGAGTAGATATATTAGCCGATACCGATCCCGATAGCATCCGTCTGGATCTCGTGTCGGGCGACTTGAAGATGGCTCTCAGAGTGGGAGAAGGCATAGATGCCGTTACGGTCGTGTCCCAATCTCTCGGGAAGAAGATAGAGACATTCCGCAACGACTCTATTCAGCGTCTACGACTCTCTTCGATTTTTCAAGAGCTGCCTCATGTGACTTTTACCTTGCAAGCCGATCGGTACAATCCGCTCCACGACTTGATGGAAGTAAACGGTATGAAATACAATTCCATCCGTGGCAAGCTGACAGTTTCGCCCGAAAACGGGGTGGAGGGGTATATGGATTTGCAGGGTTTGCAGCGCGATACGCTCCGCGTCGATCGTTTACATCTGGACATTGCTACGCTCTCACAATACGGTATGTTCGCGCCGGATTCAGCCAATTCGGCAGAGTTGGCGGATTCGATTTTGAACAAGTATGATCGCATGATCCGACTCACACTGACCATGGATAAGAATCGTTTCCGTCGTCAACCGGCCATGTATGGCAAAGTGGTGGCGGATGCTACCCTCCAGGGGTTGAATCTGCGCCTGAATTTGGCCGATGGAGCAAAACAGGATGCCTACCGCATTGGCATTCACGGATTCTGGGACGAAAGCGGCTACGGACTCAACTTCATCGAATCGGAGCCCGTCGTGTTGGCCTATAATCGTTTTATTGCCAGCAAGGACAATCGTATCTTCTATCGAAACGAGGACAAACGTCTGTCTGCCTCACTTGAACTAAGCAGCGAGGACGGGCAATACTTGTCCGTGCAGACCAATGATACCATTCCTGATTTGGAAGAGATAGGCCTGAATATCCGCAACCTGCGGCTGCAACAATACGTCCGGATGTCTCCTCTTCCTAATATAGCCGGCAGATTTTTCGCTTATGCACGACTATCCCGTACGGGGGGAGAGAACGGTATCACTACGATTACCGGAGATCTCTCTGTCAATGAGTTCGAATTTGAAGGCAAGTCTATCGGCAACATTGCATCCTCTCTGTTCTATGAACCCCGTAACGATCATTCGCACTACGTGACAGCAGAGATAAGCTACAATGGAAATGCTGCCCTCAATCTCGATGGCATCTACCATGGAGGTATCCGTGGAAACAATCTCGATATGGCTGCCATCCTTAACGGATTCCCGCTCGCCATCGCCAATCCATTTATCGGAGCGGAAAGAGCTTCCCTCTCCGGTTTCATCGAGGGAAAACTTGCTATCGCCGGTAAAACGGATAGCCCTCTGATCGATGGTCAACTGAATATGCGGGATGCATCGGTCTATTCGCCGATGATCGGCAATACATTCTATTTTTCGGACAAGCCACTGGTCTTCGATCGTCACAAATTGGTTTTCGACAATTATCAGATACGCGCTCAAGAAAAGGCGCAAGACGGTCTTAATCTTAATGGAGAAGTAATCCTGACAGGAGCCAGAGCCATGACAGCCAATCTGAAGATGCTGGCAGATGAGATGACCGTGTTGGACAGCAAAAGAAATCAGGGCGACTTGCTGTATGGCAAACTGATTGCCTCCACCGATCTTTCCCTTCGCGGTCCTCTGCAAGCACTTGCGATTTCGGGCTCTCTGGATATTCACGGTGGCACTTCATGCACGTATGTGTATACTGGTGCAGATCTGGAAACGGAAAGTCGGATGGGCGATGTGGTGAATTTCATGGACTTTTCCGATACGATCATGATCCGATCGCAGGCTGAGATGGAAAAGGAAAGAGCATCCTTCGGTGGGATGAATATGCTTGTTCGGATTCATATTGATCCGGTTGTACAGTTGGGTGTCGATCTCTCGGCCGGACATCAAGACTATCTGGAGTTGCAAGGAGGAGGAGACATGACTTTCACTATGCCGGCTTACGGGGAAATGAGTTTGACCGGACGGTACAGTATGAGTGGTGGCGGCACCATGCGCTATACGCTCCCCGTCGTGGGTAAGCAGGTCTTCACTATCGACCCATCGAGCTACGTACAGTGGAGCGGCAATGCACAAGAGCCTTACGTCAACTTCAAAGCAGTGCAGCGAGTACGTGCCGATGTGATGGAGAGCGGTAGCAAGACGTCGAGAAAGGTGAATTTCGATGTTGGTATCATCGTCAAAGAAACGCTCAAGAATATGGATTTGGTGTTTGATGTCGAAGCACCGGAGGACTTCTCTATCCAAACCCAACTGCGAAGTATGGGGCCGGAAGAGCGTTCCAAGCAGGCCATCGGACTCTTGGCAACAGGCTCTTATTTGGCTTCGCAATCGAGTGGGTTCAACTTTGACAATGCACTCAGCAGCTATGCTCAGGGAATGATCAACAGTGCTTTGGGCAAGGTATTCGATGGCTCCGGACTGAACATCGGTATGGAAAGTCACGATGGCACCGATGGCGGCGGTACATATACGGACTTCACGTACAGCTTCAGCAAACAGTTCTATGACAACAGGATCCGTGTCGTGATCGGAGGATCTGTCGCTTCCGGCTCCAATGTGCCGACCAATAAGGAAAGGACATTGGTGGACAACGTATCCGTGGAGTACCGTCTGGACAAATCAGGAGCACAGCACCTCAAACTCTTCCACAAGAAGAACAATGAAAATCTGCTCGAAGGAGAGATAACGGAGACCGGTATCGGCTATGTGATCAGCCGAAAGCTGGCGCGCTTGTCCGATCTGTTCCGTTTCGGCAAGAAGAAAGAGACGAAAACCATAGTGCCGAAAGCAGAAGCTCTCAAACCCGAAGAGGAGCCGGTATCCGTGCAGACGGATATCATTCCGACAAAGCGATAA
- a CDS encoding DEAD/DEAH box helicase produces MRFDELNLGDEVLDGLDAMNFIETTPVQAATIPPILEGRDVIACAQTGTGKTAAYLLPILDRLSAGEFASDVVNAVIMAPTRELAQQIDQQVEGFSYFMPVSAVAIYGGTDGVAWEQQRRGMAMGADIVIATPGRLISHLNLGSADLSHVSYFVLDEADRMLDMGFFDDIMQIYKQLPSSCQTVMFSATMPPKIRKLAASILRDPIEVEIAISRPPESIMQSAYICYEAQKLPILRKLFEQSAPKRTIIFASAKLKVRELTSTLRKMGFNVADMHSDLEQSQREQVMRDFKNGYVDVLVATDIVARGIDIDNIRVVINYDIPHDPEDYVHRIGRTARGTNGEGLAITFVSEEEQSDFHKIETFLGKSVYKLPVDPEFGEVPAYEPAKRRPRRSGRSGDGRSGRSEKDKRQGKTAPNGRKRGGTRQRR; encoded by the coding sequence ATGCGCTTTGATGAATTGAATTTAGGAGATGAAGTATTGGATGGTCTCGATGCCATGAATTTCATCGAGACCACACCTGTGCAGGCTGCAACCATCCCACCCATTCTGGAGGGTCGCGACGTGATCGCTTGTGCCCAGACCGGCACCGGCAAGACGGCAGCCTATCTGCTCCCCATACTGGATCGCCTGAGTGCAGGCGAGTTTGCCTCCGATGTGGTGAATGCTGTGATCATGGCTCCCACTCGCGAACTGGCACAGCAGATAGATCAGCAGGTGGAAGGGTTTTCTTACTTCATGCCGGTATCGGCCGTAGCCATATACGGGGGTACGGACGGGGTGGCATGGGAGCAGCAACGTCGGGGGATGGCTATGGGGGCGGACATCGTGATAGCCACACCGGGACGTCTGATCTCGCATCTGAATCTCGGTTCAGCCGACCTCTCCCACGTCTCCTACTTCGTTTTGGATGAGGCCGACCGCATGCTGGACATGGGTTTCTTCGATGACATCATGCAGATATACAAGCAGCTGCCGAGTTCGTGCCAGACGGTTATGTTTTCGGCTACGATGCCTCCCAAGATCCGCAAGCTGGCAGCATCCATTCTAAGGGATCCGATAGAGGTGGAGATCGCCATCAGCCGTCCGCCCGAGAGCATCATGCAGAGCGCATACATTTGTTACGAAGCGCAAAAGCTGCCGATACTCCGCAAGCTCTTCGAGCAGTCGGCACCGAAGCGTACCATTATTTTCGCCTCGGCCAAGCTCAAAGTCCGTGAGCTGACTTCCACTCTCCGCAAGATGGGTTTCAATGTGGCCGATATGCACTCCGATCTGGAGCAGTCCCAGCGCGAACAGGTGATGCGCGACTTCAAAAACGGCTATGTGGATGTACTCGTGGCCACTGACATCGTAGCCCGAGGGATCGACATCGACAACATACGCGTAGTCATCAACTACGACATTCCCCACGATCCCGAGGACTATGTACACCGTATCGGGCGTACTGCCCGAGGGACAAACGGGGAGGGTCTGGCTATCACTTTCGTCTCCGAGGAAGAGCAGAGCGACTTCCACAAGATCGAGACGTTTCTGGGCAAATCGGTCTATAAATTGCCTGTCGATCCGGAGTTTGGTGAAGTCCCGGCCTACGAACCGGCGAAACGTCGCCCTCGCCGTTCGGGGCGAAGCGGCGATGGACGTTCAGGTCGATCCGAAAAGGACAAAAGGCAAGGAAAAACAGCTCCGAACGGGCGCAAGCGCGGAGGCACGAGACAGAGGCGATAG